One Mycobacterium sp. SMC-4 DNA window includes the following coding sequences:
- a CDS encoding GuaB3 family IMP dehydrogenase-related protein, with amino-acid sequence MVEIGMGRTARRTYELDDINIVPSRRTRSSQDVSTAWQLDAYRFEIPVLAHPTDALVSVEFAIEMGRLGGLGVLNGEGLIGRHADVEDKIAQVIDAAENDADPATSTRLLQQLHAAPLDPELLGAAIARIREAGVTTAVRISPQNARALTPVLVSAGIDLLVIQGTIISAERVVNHDGGEPLNLKTFISELDVPVVAGGVLDHRTALHLMRTGAAGVIVGYGSTEGVTTSDEVLGISVPMATAIADAAAARREYLDETGGRYVHVLADGDMHTSGDLAKAIACGADAVVLGTPLASAAEAFGGGWFWPAAAAHPSLPRGALLQIAAGQRPSLQQVLTGPSDDPFGSLNLVGGLRRSMAKAGYCDLKEFQKVGLTVGS; translated from the coding sequence ATGGTGGAGATTGGCATGGGCAGGACCGCCCGCCGCACATATGAACTCGACGACATCAACATCGTGCCGTCCCGGCGCACCCGGTCGTCGCAGGACGTGTCGACGGCGTGGCAGCTCGACGCGTATCGGTTCGAGATCCCGGTGCTCGCTCACCCGACCGATGCCCTGGTCTCGGTCGAGTTCGCCATCGAGATGGGACGTCTCGGTGGTCTCGGCGTTCTCAACGGCGAAGGCTTGATCGGCCGGCACGCCGATGTCGAGGACAAGATCGCTCAGGTCATCGATGCCGCGGAGAACGACGCCGACCCCGCGACGTCCACCCGGCTGCTCCAACAGCTGCATGCGGCGCCGCTGGACCCCGAACTGCTGGGGGCCGCGATCGCGCGCATCCGGGAAGCCGGGGTGACCACCGCGGTGCGGATCAGCCCGCAGAACGCCCGCGCGCTGACCCCGGTGTTGGTCTCGGCCGGGATCGACTTGCTCGTCATCCAGGGCACCATCATCTCGGCCGAGCGTGTCGTCAATCACGACGGCGGTGAACCGCTGAACCTCAAGACGTTCATCTCCGAGCTCGACGTGCCCGTCGTCGCCGGCGGTGTGCTCGACCACCGCACCGCGCTGCACCTGATGCGCACCGGCGCGGCCGGCGTCATCGTCGGGTACGGCTCCACCGAGGGGGTGACGACGTCCGACGAGGTGCTCGGCATCAGCGTGCCGATGGCCACCGCGATCGCCGACGCCGCCGCCGCACGCCGCGAGTACCTCGACGAGACCGGCGGGCGCTATGTGCACGTGCTGGCCGACGGCGATATGCACACCTCGGGAGACCTGGCCAAAGCCATCGCCTGTGGCGCCGACGCGGTGGTGCTGGGCACCCCGCTGGCATCGGCGGCCGAAGCGTTCGGTGGTGGCTGGTTCTGGCCGGCCGCCGCCGCGCATCCGTCGCTGCCGCGCGGGGCGCTGCTGCAGATCGCTGCGGGTCAGCGGCCGTCGCTGCAGCAGGTGCTCACCGGACCTTCCGATGACCCGTTCGGGTCGCTGAACCTGGTCGGCGGCTTGCGCCGCTCGATGGCCAAGGCCGGCTACTGCGATCTCAAGGAGTTCCAGAAGGTCGGGCTCACCGTCGGAAGCTAA
- a CDS encoding VWA domain-containing protein — protein MLRPIAFILVAIAMLGACSSEPTDQQQDSASFVPSASSVPTVLILDGSGSMTETDAPGPRIDAAKTAARALVEALPDASTIALQTYGITTGSAPEDKADGCRDVTLLLSLRPLDREAMNTAIASIAPSGYTPISLALQTAADQLPADDTAQAIVLVSDGEETCDTPPCDTATQLKQARPGLTISTVGFKVDGAAAEQLRCIAELTGGIYVQAANADQLAARLMATQNIDQANTSLSSTGLGGIDLGTPIADIRATHPGFPQASDTGTTTVTWIDCDFTFIDGVLNAIAPRNGGRTIDGVTRGTDIQVMADLYGEPVSVDAATNTVIYRADGTDRDSKAAYRVRVNDFAESAGRVYGRVGTIVLCLCAPQQAGSWTDPVVIVTPGSVGSAKLGMSQVEVERAAGVKFVMPCTQCDATPTAALPEGFPYYEYGYNGLNVVLGPDDQVVQVVQTAEGFRLGGTVEDLLRTYGNRLAPYEALGMHNVRGYVLEGDGGYLLFNTLSGYRPDQSGNRVYEFRVQQNI, from the coding sequence ATGCTTCGCCCGATCGCGTTCATTCTAGTGGCCATTGCCATGCTCGGCGCATGCAGTTCGGAACCGACTGATCAGCAGCAGGATTCAGCTTCATTCGTGCCGTCGGCATCATCGGTGCCGACGGTGTTGATCTTGGATGGCTCAGGGTCGATGACTGAAACAGACGCGCCGGGCCCTCGCATCGACGCCGCCAAGACCGCCGCGCGCGCACTGGTCGAGGCACTGCCCGATGCCTCCACCATCGCCCTGCAAACATACGGCATCACAACGGGATCCGCTCCCGAGGACAAAGCCGACGGATGCCGCGATGTCACGCTGCTGCTCTCGTTGAGACCCCTGGACCGCGAAGCAATGAACACCGCCATCGCATCGATCGCGCCGTCGGGGTACACGCCGATCAGCTTGGCGCTGCAGACGGCAGCCGATCAACTTCCCGCCGACGACACGGCGCAGGCGATTGTGCTGGTTTCCGATGGCGAGGAAACCTGCGACACCCCACCCTGTGACACAGCGACACAATTGAAACAAGCCCGCCCCGGACTCACCATCTCGACTGTGGGCTTCAAAGTCGACGGTGCCGCCGCAGAGCAACTACGCTGCATCGCCGAGCTCACCGGCGGAATCTACGTCCAAGCCGCAAACGCCGATCAACTCGCCGCCCGACTGATGGCCACCCAGAACATCGACCAAGCCAACACATCGCTGTCCTCCACAGGACTGGGCGGAATCGACCTAGGAACCCCCATCGCCGATATCCGGGCCACCCATCCCGGATTCCCGCAGGCCTCCGACACAGGCACAACAACGGTCACCTGGATCGACTGCGACTTCACCTTCATCGACGGTGTTCTCAACGCCATCGCACCACGCAATGGCGGACGCACCATCGACGGAGTCACTCGTGGCACCGACATTCAAGTCATGGCGGACCTATACGGGGAACCTGTTAGCGTCGACGCCGCGACGAACACCGTTATCTACCGCGCGGATGGCACCGACCGCGATTCGAAGGCAGCCTATCGGGTAAGGGTCAACGATTTCGCCGAAAGCGCCGGACGTGTGTATGGCCGAGTAGGAACGATCGTGCTGTGCCTGTGTGCACCGCAGCAGGCCGGTAGCTGGACGGATCCCGTTGTTATTGTTACCCCAGGCTCGGTCGGGTCAGCCAAGCTCGGCATGTCCCAAGTGGAGGTTGAAAGAGCCGCCGGGGTCAAATTCGTGATGCCTTGCACGCAATGTGACGCCACGCCGACCGCTGCGCTGCCAGAAGGATTCCCGTACTACGAATACGGATATAACGGCCTCAACGTCGTGCTAGGTCCTGATGACCAGGTGGTTCAGGTGGTTCAAACCGCAGAGGGGTTCCGTCTAGGTGGCACTGTCGAGGATCTACTCCGAACGTACGGTAATAGGCTTGCGCCCTATGAGGCACTGGGGATGCACAATGTGCGTGGTTATGTGCTTGAAGGAGACGGTGGCTATCTCCTTTTCAACACACTCAGTGGCTATCGACCCGATCAAAGTGGGAACAGGGTCTATGAATTCAGGGTGCAGCAGAACATCTGA
- a CDS encoding IS110 family transposase, whose amino-acid sequence MPSRYSFFVDRKEEHHPVTGVLHNERIVIAVDPHKASWTAAAVDGSLQPVDVIRVDVSRAGYQRLRRFAQRWSDPGWAIEGAAGLGAPLTQRLHTDGIEVTDVPAKLAARVRLLSTGHGRKTDEADAISVGIAALTATRLHTASVDAAITALRALVEHREDLVKTRTQTVNRLHVLLTHLTPSGAARGLTADRAADILRQVRPREPALKTLRSLAVDLVAEIRALDRRIAKAAGDIAAAVESSGTTLTELSGIGVLNAAKIMARVGTVRRFRSADAFATYTGTAPIAASSGDVTRHRLSRAGDRQLNCCLHTMAITQIARDTPGRDYYRRKRAAGKSHREALRCLKRRLSDVVYRQLNRDATRLGAGPGGHSGATPTSSAASSNPAR is encoded by the coding sequence GTGCCCTCCCGCTACTCATTCTTCGTCGACCGCAAGGAGGAACACCACCCCGTGACCGGAGTATTGCACAACGAACGTATTGTGATCGCCGTCGATCCGCACAAAGCATCGTGGACAGCGGCCGCCGTCGATGGCTCGCTGCAACCCGTGGACGTCATCCGCGTTGACGTCAGCCGAGCTGGCTACCAGCGGTTGCGACGGTTCGCTCAACGTTGGAGCGACCCCGGCTGGGCCATCGAAGGCGCAGCCGGCCTGGGCGCCCCCCTGACTCAGCGACTGCACACCGACGGCATCGAGGTGACCGACGTGCCCGCCAAACTCGCCGCTCGAGTTCGGCTGCTCTCCACCGGGCATGGCCGCAAGACCGACGAGGCCGACGCCATCTCGGTCGGTATCGCGGCACTGACTGCCACCCGGCTTCACACAGCGTCGGTCGACGCTGCCATCACCGCCCTGCGCGCCCTGGTGGAACACCGCGAGGACCTGGTCAAAACGCGCACCCAAACCGTCAACCGGCTGCACGTGCTGCTGACCCACCTCACACCGTCAGGAGCGGCGCGTGGTCTGACAGCTGACCGGGCCGCAGACATCCTGCGCCAGGTCCGACCCCGAGAGCCCGCGCTCAAGACGCTGCGCAGCCTGGCTGTTGACCTCGTCGCCGAGATCCGCGCCCTCGACCGGCGTATCGCCAAAGCTGCCGGCGACATCGCAGCCGCCGTCGAATCGTCGGGAACCACCCTGACCGAGCTCAGCGGCATCGGGGTCCTCAACGCCGCCAAGATCATGGCCCGCGTCGGCACCGTTCGCCGCTTCCGCTCAGCCGACGCGTTCGCCACCTACACCGGCACTGCACCCATCGCAGCCTCCTCTGGTGACGTCACCAGGCATCGCCTCTCCCGCGCTGGTGACCGTCAGCTCAACTGCTGCCTGCATACGATGGCCATCACCCAGATAGCCCGTGATACCCCAGGGCGGGACTACTACCGACGAAAACGCGCCGCAGGGAAGAGCCACCGAGAAGCGTTGCGCTGCCTCAAACGACGCCTCTCCGACGTGGTTTATCGACAACTGAACCGCGACGCCACCAGGTTGGGGGCAGGCCCGGGAGGACACTCGGGGGCGACTCCAACATCCAGCGCGGCCAGCTCAAACCCCGCACGCTGA
- a CDS encoding VWA domain-containing protein, with translation MKRLRVLALVCCAILLVSCTSDRLTGFSPAPSTIGTPGAPSASSVPTVLILDGSGSMTETDAPGPRIDAAKTAARALVEALPDTSTIALQTYGITTGSAPEDKADGCRDVTLLLSLRPLDREAMNTAIASIAPSGYTPISLALQTAADQLPADDTAQAIVLVSDGEETCDTPPCDTATQLKQARPGLTISTVGFKVDGAAAEQLRCIAELTGGIYVQAANADQLAARLMATQNIDQANTSLSSTGLGGIDLGTPITEIRDRYPDFPAASNSGTTTVTWIDCDFTFIDGTLNAIAPREGGRTIDGVTIGDSVTKATALYGDPLSTTTDNRDTTTVIFDADPTTDNAYQMTIEGFTDTGATLTGTITSIILCRCKPQANTSPTRPAGVSEATVLNMTFPPGTCGSETRGWKHDVPITVRDGRGEAMTASGEFGGASISGAELAGWLDADGDGTEDAVVAFNCFGSTFAMCCAGRSSNLKFVRVFDFSNPNTPGPIGDTITGGESVERGDSHGRRIDQVRIDGGSLITEEQLIYPHAVESVADLGHPPDATIEVTHQFTDGRWVSTERVIR, from the coding sequence ATGAAGCGGCTGCGGGTTTTAGCTCTGGTTTGCTGTGCCATCTTGCTGGTGAGCTGCACATCCGATCGCTTGACCGGTTTCTCGCCGGCCCCGTCGACTATCGGGACGCCTGGAGCGCCGTCGGCATCATCGGTGCCGACGGTATTGATCTTGGATGGCTCAGGGTCGATGACTGAAACAGACGCGCCGGGCCCTCGCATCGACGCCGCCAAGACCGCCGCGCGCGCACTCGTCGAGGCACTGCCCGATACCTCCACCATCGCCCTGCAAACATACGGCATCACAACGGGATCCGCTCCCGAGGACAAAGCCGACGGATGCCGCGATGTCACGCTGCTGCTCTCGTTGAGACCCCTGGACCGCGAAGCAATGAACACCGCCATCGCATCGATCGCGCCGTCGGGGTACACGCCGATCAGCTTGGCGCTGCAGACGGCAGCCGATCAACTTCCCGCCGACGACACGGCGCAGGCGATTGTGCTGGTTTCCGATGGCGAGGAAACCTGCGACACCCCACCCTGTGACACAGCGACACAATTGAAACAAGCCCGCCCCGGACTCACCATCTCGACTGTGGGCTTCAAAGTCGACGGTGCCGCCGCAGAGCAACTACGCTGCATCGCCGAGCTCACCGGCGGAATCTACGTCCAAGCCGCAAACGCCGATCAACTCGCCGCCCGACTGATGGCCACCCAGAACATCGACCAAGCCAACACATCGCTGTCCTCCACAGGACTAGGCGGAATCGACCTAGGAACCCCCATCACCGAAATCCGGGATCGATACCCCGACTTCCCCGCTGCTTCCAACTCAGGCACAACAACGGTCACCTGGATCGACTGCGACTTCACCTTCATCGACGGTACCCTCAACGCCATCGCACCACGCGAAGGCGGACGCACCATCGACGGAGTCACCATTGGCGACTCGGTGACCAAAGCCACCGCACTATACGGAGATCCGCTATCCACAACCACTGACAACCGAGACACCACCACAGTGATTTTCGACGCCGACCCCACCACCGACAACGCCTACCAGATGACCATCGAGGGCTTCACCGACACAGGCGCAACCCTCACCGGAACAATCACCTCCATCATCCTGTGCCGATGCAAACCACAAGCAAACACGAGCCCCACCCGGCCCGCTGGCGTCAGCGAAGCCACCGTTCTCAACATGACCTTTCCTCCCGGTACCTGTGGCAGTGAAACCCGCGGCTGGAAGCACGACGTCCCTATCACGGTCAGAGACGGAAGGGGCGAGGCGATGACCGCGTCAGGAGAGTTCGGTGGCGCGTCAATAAGCGGCGCCGAGCTTGCCGGATGGCTCGACGCCGACGGAGACGGTACCGAAGACGCAGTGGTCGCATTCAATTGCTTCGGATCGACATTCGCCATGTGCTGCGCGGGGCGTTCTTCAAATTTGAAGTTCGTTCGCGTGTTCGACTTTTCGAACCCGAACACTCCCGGTCCCATCGGTGACACCATCACGGGGGGTGAATCGGTCGAGCGAGGCGATTCCCATGGGAGAAGAATTGATCAGGTCCGAATTGATGGCGGGTCCCTCATTACCGAGGAACAACTGATATACCCCCACGCAGTCGAATCGGTCGCAGATCTCGGCCATCCACCTGACGCGACAATCGAAGTCACGCACCAGTTTACCGACGGACGATGGGTTTCGACCGAGCGCGTAATCCGTTGA
- a CDS encoding DUF4190 domain-containing protein, giving the protein MVMPVGYVPVVKTNGMAIAALVCALVLAPLGIVFGHIALSQIKRTGEDGRGLAIAGLVIGYIFTGIVVLYFVVVLIFIGWLSSVVNDSNYYDGTYYSMATIVIGLGLSR; this is encoded by the coding sequence ATGGTGATGCCCGTGGGCTACGTGCCGGTGGTCAAGACCAACGGCATGGCCATCGCCGCCCTGGTCTGCGCGCTCGTGCTGGCGCCCTTGGGAATCGTGTTCGGCCACATCGCACTGTCACAGATCAAGCGCACTGGTGAGGATGGCCGCGGCCTGGCCATTGCCGGCCTGGTCATCGGATACATCTTCACCGGAATCGTGGTTCTCTATTTCGTCGTCGTCTTGATTTTCATCGGTTGGCTGAGCTCTGTTGTCAACGACTCAAACTATTACGACGGTACGTACTACTCGATGGCTACGATTGTGATCGGCCTCGGCTTGTCTCGCTGA
- a CDS encoding VWA domain-containing protein, with product MNQSDWAVELNDENPDPRVSCVVLADVSGSMQGAPIAALERGFASFTHYLNNDVLASKRVEVAVVTFGTVATVLVPMQEARGLQPTRFTASGRTNMAAGIHLALDIIEDRKAAYKAAGLQYYRPWILLLTDGQANHEGFDEAVARLNATEAARGVTIFAVGAGPHVDWQQLSRLSLQRGPAPLDGLKYEELFEWLSASLSNVSNSTEFARTDEALAGMGQQISLPPLSGWASV from the coding sequence TTGAATCAGTCCGACTGGGCCGTCGAGCTCAACGATGAGAACCCCGACCCCCGAGTCTCGTGCGTCGTCCTCGCCGATGTCTCTGGGTCGATGCAGGGAGCGCCGATTGCCGCTCTGGAACGTGGCTTTGCGTCCTTCACCCATTACCTCAACAACGACGTACTCGCCAGCAAACGTGTCGAAGTCGCGGTTGTCACCTTTGGAACCGTTGCGACGGTCCTGGTGCCGATGCAGGAGGCGCGAGGCTTGCAGCCAACTCGTTTCACCGCCTCGGGCCGTACCAATATGGCCGCCGGTATTCACCTGGCTCTCGACATCATCGAAGACCGCAAGGCGGCCTACAAGGCGGCTGGTCTGCAGTACTACCGGCCATGGATCTTGCTGTTGACCGACGGCCAAGCCAACCATGAGGGCTTCGACGAGGCGGTCGCACGACTCAACGCGACCGAAGCCGCGCGCGGTGTGACCATCTTCGCCGTCGGCGCCGGACCACACGTGGACTGGCAGCAGTTGAGTCGATTGTCCCTCCAGCGCGGACCGGCCCCGCTGGACGGCTTGAAGTACGAGGAGCTGTTCGAATGGCTCTCGGCCTCGTTGAGCAATGTCTCGAACTCGACCGAGTTCGCGCGCACCGATGAAGCGCTCGCCGGTATGGGGCAACAAATTTCGTTACCGCCACTCAGCGGGTGGGCCAGCGTGTGA
- a CDS encoding PP2C family serine/threonine-protein phosphatase, giving the protein MTTPHDDLRRGGGWEWAACGASVTGSQHVSRGLGCDDAFAYGYVGDFIVAAVADGAGSVSGTSAWGSHTACQTVLDMVMQEDFISGFRAACATDADAMMRWVFTGARDGVTRRAESMGLPVGLLATTLSVTIASRDLLIMGQIGDGIIASESGNGIATHLIEDKDEYANTTWFIHSDEAFERSFRTSAHSGATALALSTDGMSYKITDIVTGEPFEPFFKGAWQRVRSGAEASDFAALLRDIEDDQTGDDKTMVLAALRWVEDKYYPSARPIVRCEVGSPPPAALPAPSHVAPVSRPSDPPTDAALASEQPPVMSAAEPVVEKGRHRWRKRRVATPAVSAEPDQAG; this is encoded by the coding sequence GTGACAACACCCCACGACGATTTGCGTCGCGGTGGGGGCTGGGAGTGGGCGGCATGTGGCGCATCCGTCACCGGCAGCCAGCATGTCAGCCGCGGCTTGGGCTGTGACGATGCGTTCGCCTATGGGTACGTCGGTGACTTCATTGTCGCGGCGGTAGCAGACGGGGCAGGTTCGGTTTCGGGCACCTCCGCGTGGGGTTCACACACTGCGTGTCAGACCGTGCTGGACATGGTCATGCAGGAGGATTTCATCTCCGGCTTTCGGGCCGCATGCGCTACCGATGCCGATGCGATGATGCGTTGGGTGTTCACCGGTGCCCGCGACGGAGTGACCAGACGAGCCGAGTCGATGGGTCTTCCCGTCGGGCTACTCGCAACGACGTTATCCGTGACCATCGCTTCACGGGATTTGTTGATCATGGGCCAAATCGGCGACGGAATTATCGCCTCGGAGAGCGGCAACGGCATCGCAACGCACCTCATCGAGGACAAGGATGAGTACGCCAATACGACGTGGTTCATCCATAGTGACGAGGCGTTTGAGAGGTCTTTCCGAACGTCGGCCCATAGTGGTGCCACCGCACTTGCATTGAGCACCGACGGGATGAGCTACAAGATCACCGATATCGTGACCGGAGAACCATTCGAACCATTCTTCAAGGGTGCGTGGCAGCGGGTGCGCTCGGGGGCCGAGGCCTCGGATTTCGCCGCATTGCTTCGCGATATCGAAGACGATCAGACCGGCGACGACAAGACCATGGTGCTGGCCGCTCTGCGCTGGGTAGAGGACAAGTACTACCCGTCGGCGCGCCCGATCGTCCGATGCGAAGTGGGTTCGCCGCCTCCCGCTGCGCTTCCAGCGCCGAGTCACGTAGCTCCCGTTTCCCGACCGTCGGATCCGCCGACGGATGCCGCGCTGGCCAGCGAGCAGCCACCGGTCATGAGTGCGGCAGAGCCAGTCGTGGAGAAGGGTCGGCATCGGTGGCGTAAACGCCGCGTCGCGACACCGGCGGTCTCTGCTGAGCCCGATCAGGCCGGTTGA
- a CDS encoding peptidoglycan recognition family protein: MAQPIDPAPIPEVVVEPAPVVAAAPATLLCRDSWGAAAPRSGGRPHTVNRLTLHHTAVTLGDNSNAPARLRQHQAFHQNQHGWIDIAYHVSVDREGNIYELRSYDLAGDTATEYDPAGHFLVLCEGNFDEELVSDAQLEGAAKAFAWAAQHFGVSTETLKGHRDVAPGTACPGEDLYSYLTSGILKGKVDALIAAGGVDLQTICGPGADEAVAAIEAGVQLPPG; this comes from the coding sequence GTGGCTCAGCCCATCGACCCGGCCCCGATTCCCGAGGTCGTCGTCGAGCCGGCCCCGGTGGTGGCGGCGGCTCCGGCGACGCTGCTGTGTCGCGACTCATGGGGCGCAGCGGCGCCGCGATCCGGCGGGCGGCCACACACTGTCAATCGCCTGACCCTGCATCACACCGCAGTAACCCTAGGCGACAACAGCAATGCCCCGGCGCGGCTGCGTCAACATCAGGCGTTCCATCAGAACCAGCATGGCTGGATCGACATCGCGTATCACGTCAGCGTCGACCGCGAGGGGAACATTTATGAGTTGCGGTCATACGACCTAGCCGGCGACACCGCAACTGAGTACGACCCGGCCGGCCATTTTCTCGTGCTCTGCGAAGGAAATTTCGACGAAGAGTTGGTCAGTGATGCTCAGTTGGAAGGCGCCGCGAAGGCATTTGCCTGGGCTGCACAGCATTTCGGAGTCTCTACGGAGACGCTGAAGGGTCATCGCGACGTGGCGCCTGGCACGGCCTGTCCGGGCGAGGATCTTTACAGTTACCTGACCTCGGGCATTCTCAAGGGCAAGGTCGATGCTCTGATTGCCGCTGGAGGGGTCGACTTGCAAACCATCTGTGGCCCGGGCGCTGACGAGGCGGTGGCCGCTATCGAGGCAGGCGTCCAGCTTCCACCGGGGTAA